The proteins below come from a single Drosophila busckii strain San Diego stock center, stock number 13000-0081.31 chromosome X, ASM1175060v1, whole genome shotgun sequence genomic window:
- the LOC108605932 gene encoding DNA repair protein complementing XP-A cells homolog, translating into MSDTTIAATNNEAGEGTSKLTNAQRLRIERNQAKAKKLKEAKLVAHPSATFQNNNVTEERPSAGQGNSIIKVQGTKYIDSGGGFLLEQPVLPTADTTAAEPAELPIIEDAIAIPVVYEECLECGDQYADSYLFNNFGHSVCDKCRDTEEKHSLITRTEAKAEYLLKDCDFDKREPPLRYISRKNPHNVRWGEMKLYLHLQVEKRAMEVWGSEEALMRQHENREDKRDVGKARKYNKQMKQLRMEVRSSIYTKKTTAVHEHEFGADTYNEEEDNYTHSCLTCPYTETYEKM; encoded by the exons atgtcGGATACAACAATAGCTGCTACTAATAACGAAGCTGGTGAAGGCACCTCTAAGCTAACCAATGCACAAAGGTTGCGCATTGAGCGGAATCAAGCTAAGGCAAAAAAACTAAAGGAGGCAAAATTAGTGGCTCACCCCTCTGCCACTTTTCAAAA caacaatgtaACCGAGGAGCGCCCAAGTGCTGGCCAGGGAAATTCGATTATCAAGGTGCAGGGCACTAAGTACATTGACAGCGGCGGTGGCTTTTTGTTGGAGCAGCCCGTACTGCCTACGGCGgacacaacagcagctgagccCGCGGAGCTACCGATCATTGAGGATGCCATTGCTATACCCGTGGTGTATGAGGAGTGCCTGGAGTGTGGCGATCAGTATGCCGATTCCTATTTGTTCAATAACTTTGGCCATTCCGTCTGCGACAAGTGCCGCGACACCGAGGAGAAGCATTCACTCATCACACGCACCGAGGCTAAGGCAGAGTACTTGCTAAAGGATTGCGATTTTGATAAACGAGAACCTCCACTGCGTTACATTAGTCGCAAGAATCCACATAATGTGCGCTGGGGCGAGATGAAATTGTATTTGCATCTGCAGGTGGAGAAGCGTGCCATGGAGGTGTGGGGAAGCGAAGAGGCGCTAATGCGCCAGCATGAGAATCGCGAGGATAAGCGTGATGTTGGCAAAGCACGTAAATACAATAAACAGATGAAGCAGCTTCGCATGGAGGTGCGCAGCAGCATTTATACTAAAAAAACAACTGCAGTGCATGAGCATGAATTCGGAGCAGATACTTATAACGAAGAGGAGGACAACTATACGCACTCCTGCCTAACATGCCCATATACCGAAACATATGAAAAGATGTAa
- the LOC108605113 gene encoding protein krasavietz-like, translated as MASKCLLPGGGGGGGVGNAGSRVKRSKARDALSYCSELIEAMDRSKGRLEPSWKALDSIVGKPEYARYGEQLYDVIVTGGLLKVAVTGNSKDNSNSNSNKSSTSGKSSSPGGSTNYCVFRAQEELNTLRVYEQLMLRLRRRHKHVDAAFEPHMQRLLTLIANFEISERRRLALLLSLFFIDNQLNPRCLLALGQQPLNIEEGLALEFMLLVCGTLKRERGADFMLQVLKRSGLNAKIKTFMPPMLRSDLYFQQVYQESDLQELIKLHETHAGQELRHALQERLLDDFTEHLPQVAVVRNVRKFQRKHHMSNPEIIDIVWHTITSWNRPRGGTSSSSSAGNSQQSTSHPYVEHTMRQLQTYGPLLNALCSTDSAQIALLNILQEWCYEHQSLFKFFERLVVHLYKAGVLSDEAIMRWHGVEHSSKGKLAFLSQMQRFIHWLNSGSDSHCRLDYSSYLANQKTQKARSSTQTQLYSDVMPVRPGCAKFAKHMAN; from the coding sequence atggcatcCAAGTGTTTATTgccaggcggcggcggcggcggcggcgtcgggaACGCCGGGAGTCGCGTTAAGCGTTCAAAGGCACGTGACGCATTGAGCTACTGCAGCGAGCTGATTGAGGCGATGGACCGCAGCAAGGGCAGGCTGGAGCCCAGCTGGAAGGCATTGGATAGCATTGTGGGCAAGCCCGAATATGCGCGCTATGGTGAGCAGCTCTATGACGTCATTGTGACGGGCGGACTGCTCAAAGTAGCGGTAACTGGCAATAGCaaggacaacagcaacagcaacagcaacaaatcatCTACGAGTGGCAAGTCTAGCTCACCGGGTGGCTCAACCAATTACTGCGTATTTCGCGCCCAGGAGGAGCTCAATACGCTGCGTGTGTATGAGCAGCTTATGCTGCGTCTACGGCGTCGCCACAAGCATGTGGATGCGGCCTTTGAGCCGCACATGCAACGACTGCTGACGCTGATTGCAAATTTTGAGATTTCGGAGCGGCGGCGtctggcgctgctgctctcgctcttctTCATCGACAATCAACTGAATCCGCGCTGTTTGCTTGCGCTCGGACAGCAGCCGCTGAACATTGAGGAGGGACTGGCGCTGGAGTTTATGCTGCTGGTGTGCGGCACATTGAAGCGCGAGCGTGGCGCCGACTTTATGCTGCAAGTGCTGAAGCGCAGCGGACTGAATGCAAAGATTAAGACGTTTATGCCGCCAATGCTGCGCAGCGATTTATATTTCCAGCAGGTGTATCAGGAGAGCGATCTGCAGGAGCTGATCAAGCTGCATGAAACGCACGCGGGCCAGGAGCTGCGCCATGCGCTGCAGGAGCGACTGCTCGACGACTTTACCGAGCATCTGCCCCAGGTCGCTGTCGTGCGTAATGTGCGCAAATTTCAGCGCAAGCATCACATGTCCAATCCCGAAATTATCGATATTGTCTGGCATACCATCACCAGCTGGAATCGCCCACGCggcggcaccagcagcagcagcagcgcaggcaacAGTCAACAGTCCACCTCCCATCCCTATGTGGAGCACACAATGCGCCAGCTGCAGACCTATGGACCGCTTCTGAATGCACTTTGCAGCACGGACAGCGCTCAGATTGCGCTGCTCAATATTTTGCAGGAATGGTGCTATGAGCATCAGTCGCTCTTCAAATTCTTCGAGCGACTCGTCGTCCATTTGTATAAGGCGGGCGTGCTTAGCGACGAGGCCATCATGCGCTGGCATGGCGTCGAGCATTCCAGCAAGGGCAAGCTCGCATTTCTCAGTCAGATGCAGCGGTTCATTCACTGGCTgaacagcggcagcgactcCCATTGCCGTCTCGACTACAGCAGCTACCTGGCCAATCAGAAGACCCAAAAGGCGCGCTCCTCGACTCAGACGCAGCTCTATAGCGATGTCATGCCCGTTCGCCCAGGCTGTGCCAAGTTTGCCAAGCACATGGCCAATTAA